A region from the Triticum aestivum cultivar Chinese Spring chromosome 3D, IWGSC CS RefSeq v2.1, whole genome shotgun sequence genome encodes:
- the LOC123077171 gene encoding glutamine-dependent NAD(+) synthetase, with the protein MRLLRVATCNLNQWAMDFDTNLRNVKESITRAKAAGAVVRIGPELELTGYGCEDHFLEQDTTAHAWECLKDILSGDYTNDILCSIGMPIIFKSVRYNCQVFCLNRKIIMIRPKMSLANDGNYREFRWFSAWTYKDELVDFQLPIDVSEVINQETVPFGYGYLQFLDVSLAAETCEELFTANAPRIDLAFSGVEVFMNASGSHHQLRKLNLRIDSIKDATRLCGGVYMYANHQGCDGGRLYYDGCCCIAVNGDVVAQGSQFSLKDVEVLDALIDLDAVSSYRACVSSFREQASHVTKVPCVKVQYKLCQTFRDGMIPTDPVEIMYHCPEEEIAFGPSCWLWDYLRRSRASGFLLPLSGGADSSSVAAIVGCMCQLVIKDIDKGDEQVKADAARIGQYRDGEFPTDSRELAKRLFYTVYMGTENSSEDTRSRAKRLAEEIGSFHFDVPIDSVVSAFLSLFERLTGKRPHYKVDGGSHTENLGLQNIQARIRMVLAFMMASLMPWVHSKSGFYLVLGSSNVDEGLRGYLTKYDCSSADINPIGSVSKQDLRAFLRWAAVNLQYSSLAEVEAAPPTAELEPIRTDYSQLDEVDMGMTYEELSIYGRLRKIFRCGPVSMFQNLCHRWCGRLSPSEVADKVKHFFKYYAINRHKMTVLTPSYHAESYSPEDNRFDLRQFLYNSTWPYQFRKIDQLVQDIDKDGKWVEDRRADSQLRQRGAARPAQGGGMGVVAAGSANPSVGL; encoded by the exons ATGAGGCTTCTGCGGGTGGCCACATGCAACCTCAACCAGTGGGCCATGGACTTCGACACCAACCTCCGCAACGTCAAGGAGTCCATCACCCGGGCCAAGGCCGCCGGCGCCGTCGTCCGCATCGgccccgagctcgagctcaccggaTATGGCTGCGAGGACCATTTCCTCGAGCAGGACACCACCGCGCACGC ATGGGAGTGCCTGAAGGACATTTTGTCTGGTGACTATACAAACGACATCTTGTGCAGCATAGGAATGCCTATTATTTTCAAGAGTGTACGGTACAATTGCCAGGTTTTCTGCCTAAATCGCAAGATAATTATGATTCGGCCAAAGATGTCCCTTGCAAATGATGGAAACTATCGTGAATTTCGATGGTTTTCTGCTTGGACATATAAAGATGAACTTGTGGACTTTCAACTCCCTATTGATGTCTCAGAGGTTATAAACCAGGAAACTGTACCTTTTGGTTATGGTTATCTGCAGTTTCTTGACGT CTCTTTGGCTGCTGAAACCTGTGAAGAGCTATTCACTGCAAATGCTCCTAGGATTGACCTAGCATTTAGTGGCGTGGAGGTCTTCATGAATGCAAGTGGAAGCCACCATCAGTTAAGGAAGCTCAATCTTCGGATTGATTCCATAAAAGATGCAACCCGTTTATGTGGTGGTGTATACATGTATGCTAATCACCAGGGTTGTGATGGTGGCCGCCTTTATTATG ATGGCTGCTGCTGCATTGCGGTAAATGGGGATGTGGTTGCCCAGGGATCGCAATTCTCATTGAAGGATGTTGAAGTTTTGGATGCTTTGATAGATCTGGATGCT GTATCAAGTTATCGAGCATGTGTGTCTAGTTTTAGGGAGCAGGCAAGCCATGTAACAAAAGTACCTTGTGTTAAGGTGCAATATAAGCTTTGCCAAACATTTCGTGATGGAATGATTCCAACTGATCCAGTGGAG ATTATGTATCACTGTCCAGAAGAGGAGATTGCATTTGGACCTAGTTGCTGGCTATGGGATTATCTTCGCAGAAGCCGAGCGTCAGGATTTTTGCTTCCACTTTCTGGTGGTGCAGATAGTTCATCCGTTGCAGCAATTGTTGGCTGCATGTGCCAGCTTGTCATAAAAG ATATAGATAAAGGAGATGAGCAAGTTAAGGCAGATGCTGCGCGGATTGGTCAGTACAGAGATGGGGAGTTCCCCACAGACAGCAGAGAGCTTGCAAAACGTTTATTTTATACTGTTTACATGGGAACAGAAAACAG TTCTGAAGATACCAGATCACGCGCCAAAAGGCTGGCGGAAGAGATTGGTTCGTTCCACTTTGATGTACCTATTGACAGTGTAGTGTCTGCATTTCTTTCTTTGTTTGAAAGATTAACCGGCAAGCGACCACACTACAAG GTTGACGGGGGATCACATACTGAAAATCTGGGATTACAAAATATCCAAGCTCGAATCAGGATGGTGCTGGCCTTTATGATGGCCTCTCTAATGCCATGGGTTCATAGCAAGTCTGGGTTCTATCTTGTTCTTGGAAGCTCAAATGTGGATGAAGGATTGCGTGGTTACTTGACGAAA TATGACTGCAGCTCAGCCGATATAAACCCCATTGGAAGTGTAAGTAAGCAAGACCTTAGGGCTTTCCTACGATGGGCAGCAGTTAATCTTCAGTATTCTTCATTGGCTGAGGTTGAAGCTGCACCTCCTACTGCAGAGCTTGAGCCAATCCGCACGGATTATAGCCAG TTGGATGAAGTGGACATGGGGATGACATACGAGGAGTTATCGATATATGGGAGATTAAGGAAAATATTCCGATGCGGTCCTGTTTCGATGTTTCAG AACCTCTGCCACAGGTGGTGTGGGCGACTATCCCCCTCAGAAGTGGCCGATAAAGTGAAGCACTTCTTCAAGTACTATGCCATAAACCGGCACAAGATGACGGTCTTGACACCATCCTATCACGCGGAG AGCTATTCACCAGAGGATAACAGGTTCGATCTTCGGCAGTTCCTATACAACTCGACATGGCCGTACCAGTTTCGCAAGATTGATCAACTCGTGCAAGATATCGACAAAGATGGCAAATGGGTGGAAGATCGTCGTGCAGACTCGCAGCTCAGACAACGCGGAGCCGCTAGGCCTGCCCAGGGAGGTGGGATGGGGGTCGTGGCTGCGGGATCTGCCAATCCCAGTGTCGGGTTGTAA